The proteins below come from a single Antennarius striatus isolate MH-2024 chromosome 18, ASM4005453v1, whole genome shotgun sequence genomic window:
- the depdc5 gene encoding GATOR1 complex protein DEPDC5 isoform X4, with protein sequence MKPNRSYKLVLHKKGFGGSDDELVVNPKVFPQISLRDIIEIAHPTDEYSPLLLQVKSLKEDLQKETISVDQTVAQVFRLRAYQDVTVGIVDPKDVTLDLVELTFKDQYIGRGDMWRLKKSLVSTCAYVTQKVEFAGIRAQASELWVKGEKVTCGYISEDTRVVFRSTSAMVYIFIQMSCEMWDFDIYGDLYFEKAVSGFMSDLFAKWKEKNCSHEVTVVLFSRTFYNAKTIDEFPEILRGSIRQDHEGRFYEDFYRVVAQNERRDEWTTLLVTIKKLFIQYSVLVRLKEADGFPVGYNSTAAQGNYLEAINLSFNVFDKHYINRNFDRTGQMSVVITPGVGVFEVDRLLMILTKQRMIDNGIGVDLVCMGEQPLHAVPLFKLHSRVTPGDSCVGDDYNLPHWINHSFYTSKSQNSCSSFTPRIKLAGHKLHAEKFKSNKEHTLCAPKESENSLPIQVDYEAYDAQVFRLPGPSRIQRCTNFRMGRDKETSGRKSWGSVDVIGGLGMSPPVRSGGPEEQRSLASDDSLGPVSNMLLIPRVPPTQYEVSSSLGYTSTRELLEKMMDSQRDSSAPGRFTVGSAESTLHIRQGGYTPQRALINPFTPSRMPMKLTSNRRRWMHTFPVGPSGEAIQIHHQTRQNMTELQGSQLRDPAHTSAELLELAYHEATGRRTISRQIAENGLYTVGGMEELTGSPGSSNSGPLTNRGSSSEDVSSSSANPTLLLSAPPTVPSFCCTVGVDWKSLTTPACLPLTTDYFPDRQTLQNDYTEGCYDLLPHSDMERREDEAPVMSASQVFEEFICQRLMQGYQIIVQTHNKKAQPSVATPLGSSPLYTRGLVSMRRAEEEETVYWLSMGRTFHKVCLKDKIITVTRYLPKYPYESAQIQYSYSLCPPHSDTQFVSCWVEFGHERLEEYKWNYLDQYICSAGSEDFSLIDSLKFWRTRFLLLPAGGARKVADGEGRWDVYGDGAGTGVMGSGDWVLLDGFIRFLEGLNRIRRRHRSDRIIRQKGTTIKGLQVTSPIPSYPMEPVLAPQGKKGTSALSVLLEMEQNQKTLEEQQLAKPLSAVSDSSIVATAPTYVDSPRKDAAFILDFIRSPRSSYMYHSQLSAEVSDAADKGTSGAAAQPAGETAASSSSSSSTDTSGQSAAGALSLSCSSSLLEILEAIKHPVTGIQLLPEQKGLPLNCFISAEVVHWLVNSVEGVATKGMAVDVMQKMLDEGLVAHASGDAMRTFIYGFYFYRIVGEKDGLTSQPPPVASGGWSTAAVEDFALFQRKWFEVAFVLDEQRPCDLPAFLLPWLPSRPASYATATVPEQKTATLDVDVNNRSDRTEWCSCYYHGNFSPNTAFEIKLHWMAVTAAVLFEMVQGWHRKAASCGFLLVPVLEVPFALTSYLYGDPLRAQLFIPLNIQCLLKNGSDNLFEGFEPETYWDRMQLFQEAILYRFGFVHDKFSASAFNFPSENKPQYIHVTGTVFMQLPYSKRKYSSGQQRRRRNSTTSNSQGALGGEERVGYYWAYNTMLTKAWRTGVLGDERLADRLLRDFTDFCANKDNRLLNLWDSCQEKMNASAP encoded by the exons ATGAAACCTAATAGATCTTATAAACTTGTGCTGCACAAGAAAGGTTTCGGTGGAAGCG ATGATGAGTTGGTTGTCAACCCAAAAGTCTTCCCTCAAATTAGTCTACGGGATATAATCGAGATTGCGCACCCCACAGATGAATACAG TCCTCTCCTCCTGCAAGTGAAAAGCCTAAAAGAGGATCTTCAGAAag AGACAATCAGTGTGGACCAGACTGTAGCACAAGTCTTCAGACTGCGTGCTTACCAGGATGTCACAGTTGGCATTGTTGATCCAAAG GATGTAACGCTGGACTTGGTGGAGCTGACCTTCAAGGACCAGTACATCGGCAGAGGAGATATGTGGAGACTGAAGAAGAGTTTG GTGAGCACGTGTGCTTATGTGACGCAGAAAGTGGAGTTTGCAGGAATCAG AGCCCAGGCCAGTGAACTCTGGGTGAAAGGAGAGAAAGTCACATGTGGTTACATCAGCGAAGACACCAGG GTGGTGTTCAGGTCCACATCTGCAATGGTGTACATTTTTATCCAGATGAGTTGTGAGATGTGGGACTTTGACATCTATG GTGATCTCTACTTTGAGAAAGCTGTAAGTGGTTTCATGTCTGACCTCTTCGCCAAGTGGAAG GAGAAGAACTGCAGTCATGAGGTGACTGTCGTACTTTTCTCACGCACGTTCTACAATGCCAAAACTATTG ATGAATTTCCTGAGATTCTGAGAGGATCGATCAGACAGGATCATGAGGGACGTTTTTATGAAGACTTCTACCG GGTTGTGGCTCAGAATGAGAGACGGGATGAGTGGACAACTTTATTGGTCACAATTAAGAAACTCTTCATCCAGTATTCTGTCCTGGTGCGACTAAAAGAAGCAG ATGGTTTTCCTGTTGGTTATAACTCAACTGCTGCACAAGGGAACTACCTGGAAGCCATTAATCTGTCCTTCAATG TATTTGACAAACACTACATCAACCGGAACTTTGACCGCACTGGCCAGATGTCAGTGGTCATCACTCCTGGCGTGGGGGTGTTTGAAGTTGACCGCCTGCTTATGATTCTCACCAAGCAGCGTATGATTGACAACG GCATTGGGGTAGACCTGGTGTGTATGGGAGAGCAGCCATTGCATGCGGTACCACTATTCAAG cTGCACAGCAGGGTGACCCCTGGAGACTCTTGTGTAGGAGATGACTACAACCTTCCTCACTGGATCAACCACAG TTTCTACACCTCCAAGAGTCAGAATTCTTGCAGCTCCTTCACCCCTCGAATCAAACTTGCTGGACACAAg CTTCACGCAGAGAAATTTAAAAGCAACAAGGAGCACA CTCTCTGTGCTCCAAAGGAGTCTGAGAACAGCCTGCCTATACAGGTGGACTACGAAGCTTATGATGCTCAGGTTTTCAGATTACCTGGTCCTTCACGAATTCAGAGGTGCACCAACTTCAG gaTGGGTCGAGACAAAGAGACAAGTGGGAGGAAGAGCTGGGGATCGGTGGACGTCATCGGAGGTTTAGGCATGTCCCCGCCTGTTCGTTCTGGAGGCCCTGAGGAACAGCGTAGCCTGGCCTCTGACGACAGCCTGGGACCTGTGTCCAACATGCTGCTTATACCCCGTGTTCCTCCCACGCAGTATGAAGTCAGCAGCTCTCTAGGATACACCAGCACCAGAG AGTTGCTGGAGAAGATGATGGACTCTCAGAGGGACTCCAGTGCGCCCGGAAGGTTCACAGTTGGGAGTGCTGAATCAACGTTGCACATCCGTCAAGGAGGTTACACCCCTCAGAGGGCACTCATCAATCCCTTTACTCCATCCAGGATGCCCATGAAGCTCACATCGAACCGGAGGCGCTGGATGCACACCTTTCCTGTTG GACCATCTGGAGAGGCAATCCAGATCCATCACCAGACCAGACAGAACATGACTGAACTGCAGGGCAGCCAGCTGAGAGACCCTGCCCACACTTCTGCTGAGCTGCTGGAGTTGGCCTATCATGAAGCCACAGGAAG GCGTACAATCTCGAGACAAATCGCAGAGAATGGACTTTACACTgttggagggatggaggagttGACTGGCAGTCCAGGGAGCAGCAACAGTG GTCCTCTCACCAACCGCGGCTCATCATCTGAAGATGTTTCCTCCAGCAGTGCCAACCCGA CCCTGCTTCTGTCTGCGCCCCCGACAGTGCCCAGCTTTTGCTGCACAGTGGGGGTGGACTGGAAGTCACTGACCACGCCAGCCTGTCTTCCCCTCACAACTGACTATTTCCCGGATCGCCAGACCCTACAGAATGACTACACTGAGGGCTGCTACGATCTGCTCCCACACAGCGACATGGAAAG GAGGGAAGATGAAGCCCCAGTGATGAGTGCGTCTCAGGTGTTTGAGGAGTTTATCTGTCAGAGGTTGATGCAGGGCTATCAGATCATTGTCCAAACACATAACAAGAAAGCACAGCCCTCAGTGGCTACTCCTCTTGGCAGCAGTCCTCTGTACACCAGAG GTCTAGTGTCTATGCGtcgagcagaggaggaggagactgtTTATTGGCTCAGCATGGGACGGACCTTTCATAAAGTTTGTCTGAAGGACAAAATAATCACCGTTACTCGCTACCTGCCCAA GTATCCATATGAGTCTGCTCAGATTCAGTACAGCTACAGCCTTTGTCCTCCACACTCTGACACTCAGTTTGTGTCCTGCTGGGTGGAGTTTGGTCACGAGAGACTTGAAGAATACAAGTGGAACTACTTAGACCAGTACATTTGCTCTGCTGGCTCTGAAGACTTCAG CTTGATTGACTCTCTGAAATTTTGGAGGACTCGTTTCCTCCTGCTGCCAGCCGGAGGAGCTCGAAAAGTAGCGGACGGAGAGGGGCGCTGGGATGTTTACGGGGACGGGGCAGGTACTGGGGTGATGGGCAGTGGGGATTGGGTCCTGTTAGATGGCTTCATCCGCTTCCTGGAGGGCCTCAACCGCATTCGACGTCGCCATCGCTCCGACAGGATCATCAGG CAGAAGGGCACAACAATTAAAGGGCTGCAGGTCACCAGTCCTATCCCTTCCTATCCTATGGAGCCTGTTTTGGCCCCACAAGGCAAAAAAGGCACTTCCGCCTTATCGGTCCTACTGGAAATGGAGCAGAACCAAAA aacactggaggagcagcagctggctAAGCCCTTGTCCGCTGTCAGTGATTCCTCAATCGTTGCTACAGCTCCCACATATGTAGACAGTCCCCGTAAG GACGCTGCCTTTATTTTGGATTTTATACGTAGCCCTCGCTCCTCCTACATGTATCACTCTCAG TTGTCTGCTGAAGTCAGTGACGCTGCAGATAAAGGAACATCTGGAGCTGCAGCGCAGCCTGCAGGAGAGACTgcagccagcagcagcagcagcagcagcacagacacCAG TGGGCAGTCGGCAGCAGGGGCCCTTTCTCTGTCCTGTTCTTCATCACTGTTGGAGATCCTGGAGGCCATCAAACATCCTGT TACAGGTATACAGCTGCTCCCAGAGCAGAAGGGTCTGCCACTCAACTGCTTCATCAGTGCAGAGGTCGTTCATTGGCTGGTCAACAGCGTGGAGGGCGTGGCCACAAAGGGGATGGCTGTAGATGTCATGCAG AAAATGCTGGATGAAGGTTTGGTGGCCCACGCCTCTGGAGATGCCATGCGCACCTTCATCTACGGATTCTACTTCTACAGGATTGTGGGAGAGAAGGATG GACTGACATCCCAGCCTCCTCCAGTGGCATCCGGAGGCTGGTCTACTGCAGCCGTGGAGGACTTTGCCCTTTTTCAGAGGAAGTGGTTTGAAGTGGCCTTCGTGCTGGATGAGCAGCGACCTTGCGATCTCCCGGCCTTCCTCCTGCCTTGGCTGCCTAGTCGACCAGCTTCCTACGCAA CTGCCACAGTCCCAGAGCAGAAAACAGCGACTCTGGACGTGGACGTGAACAACCGCAGCGACCGAACTGAATGGTGCAGCTGTTATTATCACGGAAACTTCTCCCCTAACACTGCCTTTGAGATCAAGCTGCATTGGAtggctgtcactgctgcagTGCTCTTCGAGATG GTTCAAGGGTGGCACAGGAAGGCAGCATCATGTGGTTTCCTGTTGGTGCCCGTGCTGGAGGTCCCTTTCGCTCTGACATCTTACCTGTATGGAGATCCACTGAGGGCCCAACTCTTCATTCCTCTGAACATCCAGTGTCTGCTGAAGAATGGCAGTGACAACCTGTTTGAAG GGTTCGAACCAGAGACCTATTGGGACAGGATGCAGCTCTTTCAGGAGGCCATACTCTACAG
- the depdc5 gene encoding GATOR1 complex protein DEPDC5 isoform X1 codes for MKPNRSYKLVLHKKGFGGSDDELVVNPKVFPQISLRDIIEIAHPTDEYSPLLLQVKSLKEDLQKETISVDQTVAQVFRLRAYQDVTVGIVDPKDVTLDLVELTFKDQYIGRGDMWRLKKSLVSTCAYVTQKVEFAGIRAQASELWVKGEKVTCGYISEDTRVVFRSTSAMVYIFIQMSCEMWDFDIYGDLYFEKAVSGFMSDLFAKWKEKNCSHEVTVVLFSRTFYNAKTIDEFPEILRGSIRQDHEGRFYEDFYRVVAQNERRDEWTTLLVTIKKLFIQYSVLVRLKEADGFPVGYNSTAAQGNYLEAINLSFNVFDKHYINRNFDRTGQMSVVITPGVGVFEVDRLLMILTKQRMIDNGIGVDLVCMGEQPLHAVPLFKLHSRVTPGDSCVGDDYNLPHWINHSFYTSKSQNSCSSFTPRIKLAGHKLHAEKFKSNKEHTLCAPKESENSLPIQVDYEAYDAQVFRLPGPSRIQRCTNFRMGRDKETSGRKSWGSVDVIGGLGMSPPVRSGGPEEQRSLASDDSLGPVSNMLLIPRVPPTQYEVSSSLGYTSTRELLEKMMDSQRDSSAPGRFTVGSAESTLHIRQGGYTPQRALINPFTPSRMPMKLTSNRRRWMHTFPVGPSGEAIQIHHQTRQNMTELQGSQLRDPAHTSAELLELAYHEATGRRTISRQIAENGLYTVGGMEELTGSPGSSNSGPLTNRGSSSEDVSSSSANPTLLLSAPPTVPSFCCTVGVDWKSLTTPACLPLTTDYFPDRQTLQNDYTEGCYDLLPHSDMERREDEAPVMSASQVFEEFICQRLMQGYQIIVQTHNKKAQPSVATPLGSSPLYTRGLVSMRRAEEEETVYWLSMGRTFHKVCLKDKIITVTRYLPKYPYESAQIQYSYSLCPPHSDTQFVSCWVEFGHERLEEYKWNYLDQYICSAGSEDFSLIDSLKFWRTRFLLLPAGGARKVADGEGRWDVYGDGAGTGVMGSGDWVLLDGFIRFLEGLNRIRRRHRSDRIIRQKGTTIKGLQVTSPIPSYPMEPVLAPQGKKGTSALSVLLEMEQNQKTLEEQQLAKPLSAVSDSSIVATAPTYVDSPRKDAAFILDFIRSPRSSYMYHSQLSAEVSDAADKGTSGAAAQPAGETAASSSSSSSTDTSGQSAAGALSLSCSSSLLEILEAIKHPVTGIQLLPEQKGLPLNCFISAEVVHWLVNSVEGVATKGMAVDVMQKMLDEGLVAHASGDAMRTFIYGFYFYRIVGEKDGLTSQPPPVASGGWSTAAVEDFALFQRKWFEVAFVLDEQRPCDLPAFLLPWLPSRPASYASRHSSFSRSFGGRSQAAALLAATVPEQKTATLDVDVNNRSDRTEWCSCYYHGNFSPNTAFEIKLHWMAVTAAVLFEMVQGWHRKAASCGFLLVPVLEVPFALTSYLYGDPLRAQLFIPLNIQCLLKNGSDNLFEGFEPETYWDRMQLFQEAILYRFGFVHDKFSASAFNFPSENKPQYIHVTGTVFMQLPYSKRKYSSGQQRRRRNSTTSNSQGALGGEERVGYYWAYNTMLTKAWRTGVLGDERLADRLLRDFTDFCANKDNRLLNLWDSCQEKMNASAP; via the exons ATGAAACCTAATAGATCTTATAAACTTGTGCTGCACAAGAAAGGTTTCGGTGGAAGCG ATGATGAGTTGGTTGTCAACCCAAAAGTCTTCCCTCAAATTAGTCTACGGGATATAATCGAGATTGCGCACCCCACAGATGAATACAG TCCTCTCCTCCTGCAAGTGAAAAGCCTAAAAGAGGATCTTCAGAAag AGACAATCAGTGTGGACCAGACTGTAGCACAAGTCTTCAGACTGCGTGCTTACCAGGATGTCACAGTTGGCATTGTTGATCCAAAG GATGTAACGCTGGACTTGGTGGAGCTGACCTTCAAGGACCAGTACATCGGCAGAGGAGATATGTGGAGACTGAAGAAGAGTTTG GTGAGCACGTGTGCTTATGTGACGCAGAAAGTGGAGTTTGCAGGAATCAG AGCCCAGGCCAGTGAACTCTGGGTGAAAGGAGAGAAAGTCACATGTGGTTACATCAGCGAAGACACCAGG GTGGTGTTCAGGTCCACATCTGCAATGGTGTACATTTTTATCCAGATGAGTTGTGAGATGTGGGACTTTGACATCTATG GTGATCTCTACTTTGAGAAAGCTGTAAGTGGTTTCATGTCTGACCTCTTCGCCAAGTGGAAG GAGAAGAACTGCAGTCATGAGGTGACTGTCGTACTTTTCTCACGCACGTTCTACAATGCCAAAACTATTG ATGAATTTCCTGAGATTCTGAGAGGATCGATCAGACAGGATCATGAGGGACGTTTTTATGAAGACTTCTACCG GGTTGTGGCTCAGAATGAGAGACGGGATGAGTGGACAACTTTATTGGTCACAATTAAGAAACTCTTCATCCAGTATTCTGTCCTGGTGCGACTAAAAGAAGCAG ATGGTTTTCCTGTTGGTTATAACTCAACTGCTGCACAAGGGAACTACCTGGAAGCCATTAATCTGTCCTTCAATG TATTTGACAAACACTACATCAACCGGAACTTTGACCGCACTGGCCAGATGTCAGTGGTCATCACTCCTGGCGTGGGGGTGTTTGAAGTTGACCGCCTGCTTATGATTCTCACCAAGCAGCGTATGATTGACAACG GCATTGGGGTAGACCTGGTGTGTATGGGAGAGCAGCCATTGCATGCGGTACCACTATTCAAG cTGCACAGCAGGGTGACCCCTGGAGACTCTTGTGTAGGAGATGACTACAACCTTCCTCACTGGATCAACCACAG TTTCTACACCTCCAAGAGTCAGAATTCTTGCAGCTCCTTCACCCCTCGAATCAAACTTGCTGGACACAAg CTTCACGCAGAGAAATTTAAAAGCAACAAGGAGCACA CTCTCTGTGCTCCAAAGGAGTCTGAGAACAGCCTGCCTATACAGGTGGACTACGAAGCTTATGATGCTCAGGTTTTCAGATTACCTGGTCCTTCACGAATTCAGAGGTGCACCAACTTCAG gaTGGGTCGAGACAAAGAGACAAGTGGGAGGAAGAGCTGGGGATCGGTGGACGTCATCGGAGGTTTAGGCATGTCCCCGCCTGTTCGTTCTGGAGGCCCTGAGGAACAGCGTAGCCTGGCCTCTGACGACAGCCTGGGACCTGTGTCCAACATGCTGCTTATACCCCGTGTTCCTCCCACGCAGTATGAAGTCAGCAGCTCTCTAGGATACACCAGCACCAGAG AGTTGCTGGAGAAGATGATGGACTCTCAGAGGGACTCCAGTGCGCCCGGAAGGTTCACAGTTGGGAGTGCTGAATCAACGTTGCACATCCGTCAAGGAGGTTACACCCCTCAGAGGGCACTCATCAATCCCTTTACTCCATCCAGGATGCCCATGAAGCTCACATCGAACCGGAGGCGCTGGATGCACACCTTTCCTGTTG GACCATCTGGAGAGGCAATCCAGATCCATCACCAGACCAGACAGAACATGACTGAACTGCAGGGCAGCCAGCTGAGAGACCCTGCCCACACTTCTGCTGAGCTGCTGGAGTTGGCCTATCATGAAGCCACAGGAAG GCGTACAATCTCGAGACAAATCGCAGAGAATGGACTTTACACTgttggagggatggaggagttGACTGGCAGTCCAGGGAGCAGCAACAGTG GTCCTCTCACCAACCGCGGCTCATCATCTGAAGATGTTTCCTCCAGCAGTGCCAACCCGA CCCTGCTTCTGTCTGCGCCCCCGACAGTGCCCAGCTTTTGCTGCACAGTGGGGGTGGACTGGAAGTCACTGACCACGCCAGCCTGTCTTCCCCTCACAACTGACTATTTCCCGGATCGCCAGACCCTACAGAATGACTACACTGAGGGCTGCTACGATCTGCTCCCACACAGCGACATGGAAAG GAGGGAAGATGAAGCCCCAGTGATGAGTGCGTCTCAGGTGTTTGAGGAGTTTATCTGTCAGAGGTTGATGCAGGGCTATCAGATCATTGTCCAAACACATAACAAGAAAGCACAGCCCTCAGTGGCTACTCCTCTTGGCAGCAGTCCTCTGTACACCAGAG GTCTAGTGTCTATGCGtcgagcagaggaggaggagactgtTTATTGGCTCAGCATGGGACGGACCTTTCATAAAGTTTGTCTGAAGGACAAAATAATCACCGTTACTCGCTACCTGCCCAA GTATCCATATGAGTCTGCTCAGATTCAGTACAGCTACAGCCTTTGTCCTCCACACTCTGACACTCAGTTTGTGTCCTGCTGGGTGGAGTTTGGTCACGAGAGACTTGAAGAATACAAGTGGAACTACTTAGACCAGTACATTTGCTCTGCTGGCTCTGAAGACTTCAG CTTGATTGACTCTCTGAAATTTTGGAGGACTCGTTTCCTCCTGCTGCCAGCCGGAGGAGCTCGAAAAGTAGCGGACGGAGAGGGGCGCTGGGATGTTTACGGGGACGGGGCAGGTACTGGGGTGATGGGCAGTGGGGATTGGGTCCTGTTAGATGGCTTCATCCGCTTCCTGGAGGGCCTCAACCGCATTCGACGTCGCCATCGCTCCGACAGGATCATCAGG CAGAAGGGCACAACAATTAAAGGGCTGCAGGTCACCAGTCCTATCCCTTCCTATCCTATGGAGCCTGTTTTGGCCCCACAAGGCAAAAAAGGCACTTCCGCCTTATCGGTCCTACTGGAAATGGAGCAGAACCAAAA aacactggaggagcagcagctggctAAGCCCTTGTCCGCTGTCAGTGATTCCTCAATCGTTGCTACAGCTCCCACATATGTAGACAGTCCCCGTAAG GACGCTGCCTTTATTTTGGATTTTATACGTAGCCCTCGCTCCTCCTACATGTATCACTCTCAG TTGTCTGCTGAAGTCAGTGACGCTGCAGATAAAGGAACATCTGGAGCTGCAGCGCAGCCTGCAGGAGAGACTgcagccagcagcagcagcagcagcagcacagacacCAG TGGGCAGTCGGCAGCAGGGGCCCTTTCTCTGTCCTGTTCTTCATCACTGTTGGAGATCCTGGAGGCCATCAAACATCCTGT TACAGGTATACAGCTGCTCCCAGAGCAGAAGGGTCTGCCACTCAACTGCTTCATCAGTGCAGAGGTCGTTCATTGGCTGGTCAACAGCGTGGAGGGCGTGGCCACAAAGGGGATGGCTGTAGATGTCATGCAG AAAATGCTGGATGAAGGTTTGGTGGCCCACGCCTCTGGAGATGCCATGCGCACCTTCATCTACGGATTCTACTTCTACAGGATTGTGGGAGAGAAGGATG GACTGACATCCCAGCCTCCTCCAGTGGCATCCGGAGGCTGGTCTACTGCAGCCGTGGAGGACTTTGCCCTTTTTCAGAGGAAGTGGTTTGAAGTGGCCTTCGTGCTGGATGAGCAGCGACCTTGCGATCTCCCGGCCTTCCTCCTGCCTTGGCTGCCTAGTCGACCAGCTTCCTACGCAAGTAGGCACAGCTCCTTCAGCCGCAGCTTCGGAGGACGCAGCCAGGCTGCTGCATTGCTAG CTGCCACAGTCCCAGAGCAGAAAACAGCGACTCTGGACGTGGACGTGAACAACCGCAGCGACCGAACTGAATGGTGCAGCTGTTATTATCACGGAAACTTCTCCCCTAACACTGCCTTTGAGATCAAGCTGCATTGGAtggctgtcactgctgcagTGCTCTTCGAGATG GTTCAAGGGTGGCACAGGAAGGCAGCATCATGTGGTTTCCTGTTGGTGCCCGTGCTGGAGGTCCCTTTCGCTCTGACATCTTACCTGTATGGAGATCCACTGAGGGCCCAACTCTTCATTCCTCTGAACATCCAGTGTCTGCTGAAGAATGGCAGTGACAACCTGTTTGAAG GGTTCGAACCAGAGACCTATTGGGACAGGATGCAGCTCTTTCAGGAGGCCATACTCTACAG